The Nitrospiria bacterium genome includes a region encoding these proteins:
- a CDS encoding c(7)-type cytochrome triheme domain-containing protein: MNIRKHIVFFSLMFTVAIFILYACAQTQQATPPSSTQTTGPTLTPPPAPVVQQAPPGMDFLSYSGNLSEPNGFPEPGPPYARQNSNPPTALRELPTDSLGLPNWVTSGGMSRASGEALYTMNKDAVVIHPRDDLSGEKKPTPPFNFNIEIPAIGAMPNVIFPHFPHTYWLDCANCHPSIFIMKKGANPISMVKITNGEYCGRCHGRVAFPLAECDRCHVKPKP, encoded by the coding sequence ATGAATATAAGGAAACACATCGTATTTTTTTCTTTAATGTTCACCGTAGCTATTTTTATTCTTTATGCCTGTGCTCAAACCCAGCAAGCCACGCCACCCTCCTCAACCCAAACCACGGGTCCAACCCTTACCCCCCCTCCAGCACCAGTTGTACAACAGGCCCCACCGGGAATGGATTTTCTTTCCTATTCGGGGAACCTTTCTGAACCCAACGGTTTTCCCGAGCCGGGCCCCCCCTATGCACGTCAAAATAGTAATCCCCCCACCGCCCTAAGGGAACTTCCTACCGATTCTCTGGGATTGCCCAATTGGGTTACTTCGGGGGGAATGAGCCGTGCCAGCGGAGAAGCCCTTTATACCATGAATAAAGATGCTGTGGTGATTCATCCCCGGGATGACCTTTCTGGGGAAAAGAAACCCACCCCTCCTTTTAATTTTAACATCGAAATTCCCGCCATCGGTGCAATGCCGAACGTCATCTTCCCACATTTCCCCCACACCTATTGGCTGGATTGTGCCAATTGTCATCCAAGTATTTTTATCATGAAAAAAGGGGCAAACCCCATTTCAATGGTAAAGATTACCAATGGGGAATACTGTGGAAGGTGCCACGGCCGGGTAGCCTTCCCGTTGGCGGAATGTGATCGTTGCCACGTGAAACCAAAACCGTAA
- a CDS encoding c(7)-type cytochrome triheme domain-containing protein, whose protein sequence is MKNKIIFAVLLILACFTLPALFSKKVAGYYGDIVLNSKAEKRGMPPVIFPHWIHRAEFKCKVCHPAIFEMRAGSNDIDMKKIVDGQFCGKCHDGTISWKPVNCARCHAGRPGMTTGPLEGFPQ, encoded by the coding sequence ATGAAAAATAAAATAATATTCGCCGTTTTATTAATCCTGGCCTGTTTCACCCTTCCCGCTCTTTTCAGCAAAAAAGTTGCGGGTTATTATGGAGATATCGTTCTAAACAGCAAAGCGGAAAAACGTGGGATGCCTCCCGTGATTTTTCCCCATTGGATTCATCGGGCAGAGTTTAAATGTAAGGTGTGTCATCCAGCCATTTTTGAAATGAGGGCCGGCTCCAACGATATCGACATGAAAAAAATTGTGGATGGACAGTTTTGCGGAAAATGCCATGATGGAACCATTTCGTGGAAACCGGTTAATTGCGCACGCTGTCATGCTGGGAGGCCAGGGATGACAACGGGCCCTCTGGAGGGGTTTCCCCAGTGA
- a CDS encoding cytochrome c3 family protein, which translates to MTTRRLFFILSCLLITVGGSYWSAQGNSIIQSRHDLTFFNQRGYGTDTGPMTGAAFNNYQETCIYCHTPHNASPVAPLWNRELPELTEYQMYSSPNFDSKVGVGPDGVSLACLSCHDGSVAVDSVLNPPKYHAFDDSGTHYRMSLEGQSGSDSCGKCHNRSEGAYGGLSGAHDATIRYLTKNLRDDHPISIKFPTWDLDPGFNQPMIPKEDGGRMFPNGVQTFEGDKVQCASCHDPHDPDEKDMEGRDPFLRVSNKGSALCLTCHSK; encoded by the coding sequence ATGACCACTAGACGTCTATTTTTTATTTTATCCTGTTTGTTGATAACGGTGGGAGGGTCCTATTGGTCCGCACAGGGTAATTCCATTATACAATCACGGCACGATCTGACCTTTTTTAACCAACGGGGTTACGGAACGGACACCGGTCCCATGACCGGTGCTGCCTTTAACAATTATCAAGAAACCTGTATTTATTGTCACACCCCCCACAACGCCAGTCCCGTTGCCCCTCTGTGGAACCGTGAGTTGCCTGAACTGACTGAATACCAAATGTATTCCAGTCCCAATTTTGATTCAAAGGTGGGGGTGGGTCCGGATGGGGTTTCGTTAGCATGTCTTTCCTGTCATGACGGGTCTGTTGCAGTAGATTCTGTACTAAATCCGCCTAAGTACCACGCTTTTGATGATTCGGGAACACATTACCGAATGAGCCTTGAAGGGCAATCCGGAAGTGACAGTTGTGGGAAATGCCACAATCGCTCAGAGGGTGCCTATGGTGGGTTAAGCGGGGCCCACGACGCAACAATTCGGTATTTAACTAAAAATTTAAGAGATGATCATCCGATTTCTATTAAATTTCCAACTTGGGACCTTGATCCCGGTTTTAATCAACCCATGATTCCAAAGGAAGACGGGGGCCGCATGTTTCCCAATGGGGTGCAGACTTTTGAAGGGGACAAGGTTCAGTGTGCCTCCTGCCACGATCCCCATGATCCCGATGAAAAGGATATGGAAGGGAGAGACCCGTTCCTTAGAGTTTCAAATAAAGGGAGCGCATTATGCTTAACCTGTCATTCAAAATAA